In Shouchella patagoniensis, the following are encoded in one genomic region:
- a CDS encoding sugar phosphate isomerase/epimerase family protein yields the protein MKLGVFTVLFSEMPFEEMLDHVKSLGIETVEIGTGGYPGTAHCDPAELLADESKMKAFKKAVDDRELTISSLSCHGNALTPDKDFAEACHNTLLNTIRLAQKLGVSTVTTFSGTPGAYEGAKQPSWPVAAWPNEYGEMLKWQWEEKLIPYWKELAQFAEKHDVKIALELHGGFLVHSPATLLKLRTACGEAIGANLDPSHLWWQGIDPVAAIKILGKENAIHFFHAKDTYIDQENVNMHGLLDMQSYANMQDRAWYFRSVGYGHDVKTWADIISALRLVGYDGAISIEHEDGLMSIDEGFQKAINTLQQVLIKEPAPDMWWV from the coding sequence TTGAAATTAGGTGTATTTACCGTATTGTTCTCCGAAATGCCTTTTGAAGAGATGCTTGACCATGTGAAAAGTTTAGGGATAGAAACGGTTGAAATTGGAACAGGCGGTTATCCTGGAACAGCTCATTGTGATCCAGCAGAATTACTTGCAGATGAATCAAAAATGAAAGCGTTTAAAAAAGCTGTTGATGATCGTGAATTGACCATCTCTAGTTTAAGCTGTCATGGTAATGCATTGACTCCCGATAAGGACTTTGCAGAAGCATGTCATAATACGTTGCTAAATACGATTCGACTTGCGCAGAAGTTAGGAGTTTCGACAGTAACCACTTTTTCAGGAACGCCAGGGGCGTATGAAGGAGCGAAGCAGCCGAGTTGGCCTGTAGCAGCATGGCCTAATGAATATGGTGAAATGTTAAAATGGCAATGGGAAGAGAAGTTAATTCCTTATTGGAAGGAATTGGCTCAATTTGCCGAAAAGCATGATGTGAAGATTGCCCTTGAATTACATGGAGGATTTTTAGTTCACTCACCTGCAACCTTGTTAAAATTACGTACTGCTTGCGGTGAAGCGATTGGAGCTAATCTTGATCCAAGTCACTTATGGTGGCAAGGGATTGATCCTGTAGCAGCAATTAAGATTCTTGGTAAAGAAAATGCAATTCATTTTTTCCATGCCAAGGATACGTATATTGATCAAGAAAATGTGAACATGCATGGGTTACTAGATATGCAGTCTTATGCAAACATGCAAGACCGAGCATGGTACTTCCGCTCTGTAGGGTATGGGCATGACGTGAAAACATGGGCAGATATCATTAGTGCACTGCGATTAGTTGGCTATGATGGAGCCATAAGTATCGAACATGAAGATGGTTTGATGTCAATTGATGAAGGTTTTCAAAAAGCGATAAATACATTACAACAAGTATTAATAAAAGAACCAGCTCCAGATATGTGGTGGGTCTGA
- a CDS encoding Gfo/Idh/MocA family protein yields MSKIKVAIIGCGSIAIHRHVPEYAANPNVELVAFCDLNKEVAQNMANQYGVSNVFSSHNELLMNVEVDAVSVCTQNVDHAQVSIDAANAGCHVLCEKPMATSIEDAEKMIEASKANQVKLMIGHNQRLMPPHVKAKEILASGKIGKPLTFKTTFGHGGADSWSIQGQDTWFLKKDKAFVGAMGDLGVHKIDLIRWLFDEEVVEVAAFVETLHKDSDVDDNATTLLRMKNGALGTMAASWTYYKGEDNTTTIYGENGVLEIHDDPHVQVIVKLIDGSIERYSVGAIATNEAGGQVASGVIDEFVSSIIEDREPSISGEEGKKSLRVVLAALKSAESKTFVTVE; encoded by the coding sequence ATGTCAAAAATTAAAGTTGCTATTATCGGTTGCGGATCAATAGCGATTCATCGTCATGTACCTGAATATGCGGCAAATCCAAACGTTGAGTTAGTTGCTTTTTGTGATTTAAACAAAGAGGTAGCACAAAACATGGCTAATCAATATGGTGTATCAAACGTATTTTCATCTCATAATGAGTTGCTTATGAATGTAGAGGTTGATGCAGTAAGTGTTTGTACACAAAATGTAGACCACGCTCAAGTGTCGATTGATGCGGCGAATGCAGGTTGCCATGTATTATGTGAAAAACCTATGGCTACTTCTATCGAGGATGCTGAAAAAATGATTGAAGCCTCGAAGGCAAATCAAGTCAAGTTAATGATTGGTCATAACCAACGTCTAATGCCACCTCATGTGAAAGCAAAGGAAATTCTTGCTTCAGGGAAGATTGGAAAGCCGCTCACTTTTAAAACAACTTTCGGTCATGGTGGTGCAGACTCTTGGAGTATCCAAGGGCAAGATACTTGGTTCTTAAAAAAAGACAAAGCATTTGTGGGAGCAATGGGGGACCTAGGCGTCCATAAGATTGATTTAATCCGTTGGCTCTTTGATGAAGAAGTAGTAGAAGTCGCTGCATTTGTTGAGACGTTGCATAAGGATTCTGATGTTGATGATAATGCGACTACGTTATTACGAATGAAAAATGGAGCCTTAGGTACAATGGCAGCAAGTTGGACTTACTATAAAGGTGAAGACAATACGACTACGATTTATGGAGAGAATGGTGTGCTTGAAATTCATGATGACCCACATGTACAAGTCATTGTGAAATTAATTGATGGTTCAATTGAGCGCTATTCTGTTGGTGCAATTGCAACAAATGAAGCCGGTGGTCAAGTTGCGAGTGGTGTAATTGATGAGTTCGTTTCGTCCATTATTGAGGATAGAGAACCATCTATATCTGGAGAAGAAGGTAAAAAATCTCTTCGTGTAGTATTAGCAGCGTTGAAATCTGCAGAATCAAAAACATTTGTTACAGTAGAGTAG
- a CDS encoding Na+/H+ antiporter subunit E — protein MLGQLLLNILIAFLWVLLQDEDSFQFSTLFGGFLIGLGIIYVMRRFFFKEFYLRRVYAAFKLLLIFIRELLTSSVLIITQILSPRIKITPGIFTYKTKLKGDWEITALSLLLMLTPGSVVIEVSPSNDVFYIHAMDIPKSKNAVLRAMTKFENAIMEVTR, from the coding sequence ATGTTAGGACAGCTCTTACTCAATATATTAATTGCATTTCTTTGGGTACTCCTTCAGGATGAAGACAGTTTTCAGTTCTCAACACTTTTTGGTGGGTTTTTAATTGGCTTAGGGATTATTTATGTGATGCGTCGATTTTTCTTTAAGGAATTTTACTTGCGGCGTGTTTACGCAGCCTTTAAGTTATTACTTATATTCATTAGAGAATTACTTACGTCAAGTGTATTGATTATCACACAAATTCTAAGTCCAAGAATTAAAATCACACCAGGAATCTTCACCTATAAGACTAAACTTAAAGGAGATTGGGAGATCACTGCATTATCTTTGCTCCTTATGCTAACGCCGGGATCTGTTGTAATTGAAGTCTCTCCTTCTAATGATGTCTTTTATATACACGCAATGGATATCCCGAAGTCAAAAAACGCGGTTCTTCGAGCGATGACGAAATTTGAGAATGCAATTATGGAGGTGACCCGGTAA
- a CDS encoding Na(+)/H(+) antiporter subunit F1 encodes MFQTILIIALILFATAIGIVLYRIIKGPTMPDRVVALDVIGVNLISVAAVVSIVLNTRAFLEVILIVGILAFISTIAFSKFIERGVIIERKRDR; translated from the coding sequence ATGTTTCAAACGATATTGATTATAGCTCTAATTCTTTTCGCTACAGCGATTGGTATTGTATTATATCGAATTATAAAAGGACCGACTATGCCAGACCGGGTTGTTGCCTTAGACGTAATTGGGGTTAACTTAATTTCAGTTGCAGCAGTTGTTTCAATTGTACTCAATACAAGGGCATTTCTTGAAGTAATTCTAATTGTAGGTATTCTTGCGTTTATTAGTACAATCGCTTTCTCCAAGTTTATCGAGAGGGGTGTCATTATTGAGCGCAAGCGCGACAGGTGA
- a CDS encoding Na+/H+ antiporter subunit G: MSASATGETIGAILILVGAIMAVISAIGVLRLPDVYTRSHAGTKSATLAVLLTLTGTFIYFWLTDHYISIRLILGIVFVFLTAPVAGHLITRAAYRSKVPLTETSVEDELKKVLNEESYNDPESDGGALKKEEDG; encoded by the coding sequence TTGAGCGCAAGCGCGACAGGTGAAACGATAGGGGCAATTTTGATTCTTGTAGGAGCAATCATGGCAGTCATAAGTGCAATAGGCGTCCTTAGGCTCCCCGATGTGTATACCAGATCACATGCTGGAACAAAAAGTGCGACGCTCGCTGTATTATTAACGTTAACGGGTACATTCATCTATTTCTGGCTGACTGATCATTACATTAGTATTCGACTTATTCTTGGAATCGTCTTTGTATTTTTGACAGCGCCTGTTGCTGGACATTTAATTACGAGAGCAGCTTATCGTTCAAAAGTACCTTTAACTGAAACGAGTGTTGAAGATGAATTAAAAAAAGTATTAAATGAAGAGAGTTATAACGATCCCGAGTCAGATGGCGGAGCGTTAAAAAAAGAAGAGGACGGCTAA
- a CDS encoding Na+/H+ antiporter subunit D has translation MNNLLVLPMVLPLLVGIILIFLRPFVKVQRVISFITMLVTFGISVYLLVMVQQEGIVTLDFGGWAAPFGISFVGDSFSLLLVTTAYLITTITLLYVFSTIGKERENMFVYPLIHLLLAGVACSFLTGDLFNLYVGFEVMLLASYALIVLGGEKAQLRESIKYVLVNVFSSFVFLIGIAYLYGVLGTLNLAHLSVRIAEVGQPPILTTIAIIFLLVFSLKAGLLLYFWLPGSYGAPPMSISALFGALLTKVGIYSLFRVFTLLFYHEPGITHTLLGIMAILTMVGGSIGAVAYNDLRKIIAYNVVIAVGFILSGLAIFNPTAIEGAIYYLVHDMIVKALLFLLVGATIYLSGTARLEQMSGMIRNYPLLGWLFFITMVSLAGIPPLSGFIGKVYVAQGAIESSAFVLLAVTLISSIFVLYSLLRIFRNVFWGETIISKDSMIPMKKGMIIPCALLAIATLTLGLGVEGIASVVADAAATLMNPEIYIDAVLNQGGV, from the coding sequence ATGAATAATTTACTTGTATTACCAATGGTCCTGCCTTTGCTTGTGGGAATCATTCTCATTTTCTTACGGCCATTCGTTAAAGTCCAACGTGTTATCAGCTTTATAACGATGCTAGTCACGTTTGGTATTAGTGTGTATTTGTTAGTGATGGTTCAGCAGGAAGGTATTGTTACACTTGATTTTGGAGGCTGGGCAGCCCCGTTTGGTATATCTTTTGTCGGAGATAGTTTTTCACTTTTGCTTGTTACAACTGCTTATTTAATAACGACAATTACGTTGCTTTATGTCTTTTCAACAATTGGAAAAGAGCGGGAGAATATGTTTGTTTATCCATTAATTCATCTGCTTCTCGCAGGTGTCGCTTGTTCTTTTCTGACTGGTGATTTATTTAACCTTTATGTTGGTTTCGAAGTCATGCTTTTAGCATCATATGCCCTTATTGTGCTTGGTGGAGAGAAAGCACAATTACGTGAATCAATTAAGTATGTTTTGGTAAATGTTTTTTCTTCTTTTGTCTTCTTAATAGGTATTGCATATCTATACGGAGTATTAGGAACATTGAACCTTGCTCATTTATCTGTTCGAATAGCGGAAGTTGGTCAACCGCCAATTCTAACAACAATTGCTATTATCTTTTTGCTTGTGTTTAGCTTAAAAGCTGGGTTATTGCTTTATTTTTGGCTTCCAGGTTCTTATGGAGCGCCGCCAATGTCAATCTCTGCTCTGTTTGGTGCTTTACTCACGAAAGTCGGTATTTATTCGTTGTTTCGTGTATTCACGCTCTTGTTTTATCATGAGCCAGGTATTACGCACACCTTGTTAGGCATTATGGCGATACTGACGATGGTTGGAGGAAGTATTGGGGCGGTCGCCTACAATGATCTACGTAAAATCATTGCCTATAATGTCGTGATTGCTGTTGGTTTTATTCTAAGTGGATTGGCAATCTTTAATCCTACTGCGATTGAAGGCGCTATTTATTATTTAGTCCATGATATGATTGTCAAGGCTTTGCTTTTCTTATTAGTAGGCGCGACGATTTATCTTTCTGGAACAGCGCGGCTTGAACAAATGAGTGGCATGATTCGAAATTATCCCCTGCTGGGCTGGCTATTCTTCATAACAATGGTATCCTTGGCTGGTATTCCACCATTAAGCGGTTTTATTGGCAAGGTATATGTAGCTCAAGGTGCAATAGAGAGTAGTGCCTTTGTTTTGCTCGCTGTTACCCTTATTTCAAGTATCTTTGTGCTATATTCACTACTCCGTATCTTTAGAAACGTATTTTGGGGTGAAACAATTATTAGCAAAGATAGCATGATTCCAATGAAAAAAGGAATGATTATTCCTTGTGCTTTATTAGCAATTGCAACATTAACACTAGGTTTAGGTGTAGAGGGTATTGCAAGTGTTGTTGCGGATGCAGCTGCTACATTAATGAATCCGGAAATATATATTGATGCTGTTCTTAATCAAGGAGGCGTCTAA
- a CDS encoding SDR family oxidoreductase, producing the protein MKIAVITGANAGMGFATSLILANSGMHVVMLSRNEERGQKALDQINIRKKNGSAELVLCNLASLADIRKAADEINTRYERIDVLINNAGVVSPKREETQDGFEMQIGVNHLGHFLLTNLLLPAISQSKDGRIIIVSSGAHKWGRFYKEDPHLHEGYNVMKGYGQSKLCNLLFAKELTTRLKDTNISVFTLHPGAVSTELGVDRKTGLGKAVHNVFRPIFQTPREGADTAIYLALSNKVSDKQGHYFVNRKTEKTSVQAKSNGDALRLWNWSEKQTLL; encoded by the coding sequence ATGAAAATAGCGGTTATCACTGGAGCAAATGCAGGAATGGGGTTTGCTACATCATTAATTTTAGCAAATAGTGGAATGCATGTGGTTATGCTAAGCAGAAACGAGGAGCGAGGACAGAAAGCACTCGATCAAATAAATATTCGTAAAAAGAATGGTAGTGCGGAACTAGTTTTGTGTAATCTAGCATCATTAGCTGATATTCGCAAGGCCGCAGATGAGATTAATACTCGATATGAACGCATTGATGTTCTTATTAATAATGCAGGTGTTGTTAGCCCCAAAAGGGAAGAAACACAAGACGGCTTTGAAATGCAAATTGGTGTAAACCATCTAGGTCATTTTTTGTTAACAAATTTATTGTTACCAGCAATAAGTCAATCCAAGGATGGACGTATTATTATTGTTTCTTCGGGTGCTCACAAATGGGGGAGATTTTACAAAGAAGATCCTCATCTTCACGAAGGTTATAATGTAATGAAAGGTTATGGACAATCAAAACTCTGTAACCTCTTATTTGCAAAAGAGCTAACCACCCGATTGAAAGATACAAATATATCTGTCTTTACGCTTCATCCAGGTGCTGTTTCAACCGAATTAGGAGTTGATCGAAAAACTGGTTTAGGCAAAGCGGTTCATAACGTTTTTCGGCCAATTTTCCAAACTCCAAGGGAAGGTGCAGATACTGCTATTTACCTAGCATTATCAAATAAAGTATCGGATAAACAAGGGCATTACTTTGTTAATCGTAAAACCGAAAAAACAAGCGTACAGGCGAAAAGTAATGGTGATGCCTTAAGATTGTGGAATTGGAGTGAAAAACAAACCTTATTGTGA
- a CDS encoding Na(+)/H(+) antiporter subunit C, with protein METMMSVLVGILVTVATYLILSKSLLRVILGTAIMSHAVHLLIMIMGGFSRDSSAPLLGEEAASYTDALPQALILTAIVISFGVTAFFLVLAYRTYKELKTDDLTKLRGHDDNE; from the coding sequence ATGGAAACAATGATGTCTGTTCTAGTCGGTATACTTGTGACTGTAGCGACGTACTTAATTCTTTCCAAAAGCTTGCTTCGTGTTATTTTGGGAACAGCAATTATGTCACATGCGGTGCATTTGCTTATTATGATCATGGGCGGCTTTTCGAGAGATTCTAGTGCCCCTTTGCTTGGAGAAGAAGCGGCATCTTATACAGATGCACTACCCCAAGCACTAATCTTAACTGCCATCGTGATTAGTTTTGGTGTAACAGCCTTCTTCCTAGTGCTCGCTTATCGCACGTATAAAGAATTAAAAACGGATGATCTGACGAAGTTAAGGGGACATGATGATAATGAATAA
- a CDS encoding PRC-barrel domain-containing protein encodes MLIHAKRLENFTMRATDGELGLLEDFYVDRHTLKLRYFVGNTRTWFFGGKVLLSPNAFTDVDVEDLSIAINATKKQIKDSPKPEDQAPIHRDYEKKLNDHYGWPTYWNVPAVPVSTTYGTNQTTGAPLIPPFIPRGQSNLDDTVEGNKTGADERQLDEQNQVQLFSLNELIGSKVHAKGGEVGKIIDFIIHKSDDWHIRYIVIDTGGFLKREPVVVTMDSLKEVTWFDNSVILDVSSEKIESAPEHAIDDPLTSDYEKLIYQHYEQTPYWERT; translated from the coding sequence ATGCTTATTCATGCGAAGAGGTTAGAAAACTTCACTATGCGTGCAACAGATGGTGAGCTTGGCTTACTTGAAGACTTTTATGTTGATAGACACACATTGAAGCTACGTTATTTTGTAGGGAATACACGAACCTGGTTTTTCGGTGGAAAAGTTCTTCTTAGTCCAAATGCATTTACGGATGTTGATGTAGAAGATCTTTCAATAGCAATTAATGCAACAAAAAAGCAGATTAAAGATAGTCCGAAGCCAGAAGATCAGGCTCCAATTCATCGAGATTATGAAAAAAAATTAAATGATCATTATGGTTGGCCAACTTATTGGAATGTACCCGCGGTTCCCGTATCAACAACATACGGAACGAACCAGACTACTGGAGCTCCTTTAATCCCACCATTCATTCCAAGAGGTCAGTCTAACCTTGATGATACTGTTGAAGGAAACAAAACTGGTGCAGATGAGCGGCAATTAGACGAACAAAACCAAGTACAATTATTTAGTTTAAATGAATTAATTGGAAGCAAAGTTCATGCAAAAGGTGGTGAAGTTGGTAAAATTATTGACTTCATTATTCATAAATCTGATGATTGGCATATTCGTTATATCGTTATTGATACCGGTGGATTTTTGAAGCGTGAACCAGTAGTCGTTACAATGGATTCACTTAAGGAAGTCACTTGGTTTGATAATAGCGTAATTCTAGATGTATCATCTGAAAAAATAGAATCAGCTCCAGAACATGCTATCGACGATCCCTTAACTTCGGATTATGAAAAGCTGATTTATCAACATTACGAACAAACTCCTTACTGGGAAAGAACATAA
- a CDS encoding Na(+)/H(+) antiporter subunit B, translated as MKANDVILQTVSKVAVFIILTYGVHLFLAGHYEPGGGFVGGLVLASAFVLLLLSFDSDTVKRGMPIDFKMLAATGAFLSVGTGLAATAFGVPFLSQTEVHATLPILGEIPLASVVLFEAGVAFAVIGTVVTIILSISEDV; from the coding sequence TTGAAGGCGAATGATGTCATTTTACAGACCGTATCAAAAGTAGCTGTATTTATCATATTGACTTACGGCGTCCATTTGTTTCTAGCTGGTCACTACGAGCCAGGAGGTGGGTTTGTTGGTGGTCTAGTGTTAGCTTCTGCATTTGTATTACTGTTGTTGTCATTTGATAGTGATACTGTTAAAAGAGGAATGCCAATTGATTTTAAAATGCTTGCGGCAACAGGAGCGTTCTTATCCGTTGGAACTGGTTTAGCTGCTACTGCATTTGGTGTTCCTTTCTTAAGTCAAACTGAGGTCCATGCTACGTTACCTATTCTAGGTGAAATTCCACTTGCATCGGTTGTATTATTTGAAGCGGGTGTTGCATTTGCGGTAATAGGGACCGTTGTGACAATAATTTTAAGTATAAGTGAGGATGTTTAG
- a CDS encoding Na+/H+ antiporter subunit A — translation MYTLNLAILIPFIVALFIPYLYRRLPGVHTGWFVLVVPAALFVLLASYIPTVAGGETVLSELPWIPSLGINFTAYLDGLSLILALLITGVGSLVVLYSIYYLSKERESLGHFYVYLLMFMGAMLGVVFSDNLMVLYLFWELTSISSFLLIAYWYHRRQSRYGAQKSMLITVTGGIGMLAGFIMLSRMTGTFSIREIVANIGQYTDHTLFVPAMLLILLGAFTKSAQFPFHIWLPDAMEAPTPVSAYLHSATMVKAGIYLVARFTPVFGGDAVWFWVVSIVGIVTLFWGSFTAIRQTDLKALLAYSTISQLGLIMSLLGIGSAALYFDVADENSVYFSLAVFAALFHLVNHSTFKGALFMVVGIVDHETGTRDIRKLGGLMTIMPITFTLAVIGSFSMAGLPPFNGFLSKEMFFTSLLRVTELSFFSIETWGLLFPIIAWIASVLTFVYCLILVFKTFFGKYQPEKLEKEAHEAPMGMLISPVILASLVVAFFFFPNILGEYILEPAYGAVMPTFVEANVFEHSIYAWHGFNTELMMTLGVVGFGIVLYRLLPSWKWIYAIFPAKLSLDSLYNHSLLTLERKSTSITNRYMTGNMYHYMVYILITIIAVVTAVFAYTGAFAIDTSNDAPISIYEGFIAVVMAVTALSIPFAKSRLTGILLNGVLGYLLALFFVFFRAPDLALTQLVIETVSASLFLLCFYFLPEWEKEKRRPKVKMLNVFIALAVGTLVTTIALSVQSNRLFDSISAFYENAYELAGAQNIVNAILGDFRAFDTMLEVVVLLIAGLGVYVLIKLKSNKGGRDVEGE, via the coding sequence TTGTACACTTTGAATTTAGCTATCCTAATTCCTTTTATAGTAGCTCTTTTTATTCCCTATTTATATAGAAGGCTCCCTGGTGTGCATACAGGATGGTTTGTTCTGGTGGTCCCAGCAGCGCTTTTTGTGTTGTTAGCAAGCTATATACCGACAGTGGCCGGTGGAGAAACGGTTTTGTCAGAGTTACCTTGGATACCGTCGCTTGGAATTAACTTTACTGCATATTTAGACGGTTTAAGTTTAATCCTTGCCTTACTGATTACTGGCGTAGGAAGTTTGGTTGTTCTTTATTCTATTTATTATCTATCAAAAGAAAGAGAATCACTCGGACACTTTTATGTCTATTTACTTATGTTTATGGGTGCCATGCTTGGGGTGGTATTCTCTGACAATTTGATGGTTTTATATTTATTTTGGGAATTGACAAGTATCTCATCTTTCCTTTTAATCGCTTACTGGTATCACCGACGTCAATCTCGTTACGGTGCACAAAAATCGATGCTGATCACTGTAACTGGTGGAATAGGGATGCTTGCAGGTTTTATTATGCTAAGCAGGATGACAGGAACATTTAGCATCAGAGAGATTGTTGCTAACATTGGTCAATATACAGATCATACACTCTTTGTTCCAGCAATGCTTTTGATTCTTCTGGGTGCTTTTACAAAGTCTGCTCAATTTCCATTTCATATCTGGCTACCAGATGCGATGGAAGCACCTACACCGGTTAGTGCCTATTTGCACTCTGCCACTATGGTTAAGGCGGGTATTTATTTAGTAGCGAGATTCACCCCTGTCTTTGGTGGGGACGCCGTCTGGTTCTGGGTGGTGAGTATTGTGGGGATTGTCACACTGTTTTGGGGATCCTTCACAGCAATTAGACAAACGGATTTGAAAGCATTGCTTGCCTATTCAACAATTAGCCAGCTTGGTTTGATCATGAGCTTGCTTGGTATTGGATCGGCAGCGCTTTACTTTGATGTTGCAGATGAGAACTCGGTTTACTTCTCGTTGGCAGTTTTTGCAGCCTTGTTCCATCTAGTAAACCATTCTACTTTTAAAGGTGCACTCTTTATGGTGGTGGGGATTGTCGACCATGAAACAGGAACTCGAGATATTCGTAAATTAGGCGGTTTGATGACAATTATGCCTATTACATTTACCTTAGCCGTAATTGGTAGTTTTTCAATGGCAGGTCTCCCTCCTTTTAATGGCTTTCTAAGTAAGGAAATGTTTTTTACGAGTCTTCTCCGTGTTACGGAGCTATCTTTCTTTTCTATTGAGACATGGGGCTTGTTGTTTCCTATCATTGCTTGGATAGCAAGTGTACTTACCTTTGTGTATTGTCTGATACTAGTATTTAAAACCTTTTTTGGGAAGTATCAACCAGAAAAACTTGAAAAAGAAGCGCATGAAGCACCAATGGGAATGTTAATTTCTCCTGTTATTTTAGCTAGTTTAGTTGTGGCGTTTTTCTTTTTTCCTAACATTTTAGGGGAATATATATTAGAACCTGCATATGGAGCGGTCATGCCTACATTTGTTGAAGCAAATGTGTTTGAACACAGTATCTATGCATGGCATGGGTTCAATACCGAATTAATGATGACACTTGGTGTAGTAGGATTTGGTATTGTTTTATATCGCCTGTTGCCGAGCTGGAAGTGGATTTATGCAATCTTCCCGGCGAAATTGTCACTTGATAGCCTGTATAACCATTCACTTCTCACTCTTGAAAGAAAGTCAACAAGTATAACCAATCGTTATATGACTGGAAATATGTATCATTATATGGTGTATATTTTAATAACGATTATTGCTGTTGTAACAGCAGTATTTGCTTACACAGGAGCATTCGCTATTGATACATCAAATGATGCGCCTATAAGTATATACGAGGGATTCATTGCGGTTGTAATGGCTGTCACAGCACTTTCAATCCCATTCGCAAAATCGCGTCTAACAGGAATTTTGTTAAATGGTGTGCTTGGTTATTTGTTAGCTTTATTCTTTGTCTTTTTCCGAGCACCAGATTTAGCTTTAACACAACTTGTTATTGAGACTGTATCCGCATCATTGTTTTTACTATGCTTTTACTTCTTACCAGAGTGGGAAAAAGAAAAACGTAGACCAAAAGTTAAGATGCTCAATGTTTTTATCGCACTTGCAGTTGGTACGCTTGTTACAACGATTGCGTTATCTGTTCAAAGCAACCGATTGTTTGATTCAATCTCTGCATTTTATGAGAATGCCTATGAACTTGCAGGAGCACAAAACATTGTTAATGCAATCCTAGGTGACTTCCGTGCATTCGATACAATGCTTGAAGTAGTTGTATTATTAATTGCCGGTCTAGGTGTTTACGTCCTAATTAAGTTAAAGTCGAACAAAGGAGGGCGTGACGTTGAAGGCGAATGA
- a CDS encoding universal stress protein, with protein MKKAKGRMDESILVCVYYGPNGERLIKRGAKLASMLDCPLYILTVDPLPYDDLDAEKSAYIDRWKELSEEYDVEEFIIRDNEKKPAVKVIAEVAREHHITQIIIGQTAKSRWEEITKGSFMNVLLREIPFVDFHVVSCDRAIKGLEGHFEKGVRAYVIEDEQGYRLMFTHTKAAKYEGIFFKETGTDFNNGVFKFMKHNRMVQVHITDDRVTEPTKIYPTLKEETLP; from the coding sequence ATGAAAAAAGCAAAAGGACGTATGGACGAGAGCATTTTAGTATGTGTCTACTACGGTCCAAACGGCGAACGATTAATTAAACGTGGTGCAAAGCTTGCCAGCATGCTTGACTGCCCTTTATATATATTGACAGTTGATCCCCTGCCATATGATGATCTTGATGCCGAAAAATCAGCATACATTGACCGTTGGAAAGAACTTTCAGAGGAATATGATGTTGAAGAATTTATCATTCGTGATAACGAAAAGAAACCGGCGGTAAAAGTAATTGCTGAAGTCGCCAGAGAACATCATATTACCCAGATTATTATTGGTCAAACAGCCAAAAGTAGATGGGAAGAAATCACAAAAGGATCGTTTATGAATGTTCTATTACGAGAAATCCCATTTGTCGATTTCCATGTCGTTTCTTGTGATCGTGCAATCAAAGGCTTAGAAGGACACTTTGAAAAGGGAGTCCGTGCGTATGTCATTGAAGATGAACAAGGTTACCGACTTATGTTTACACACACAAAAGCAGCCAAATATGAAGGGATTTTCTTTAAAGAGACTGGTACAGACTTTAATAACGGTGTCTTCAAATTTATGAAGCATAACCGGATGGTTCAAGTTCACATTACTGATGATCGTGTAACTGAACCAACTAAAATTTATCCAACTTTAAAAGAAGAGACTCTTCCATAA